TTATATTTAACGTATTACAATTGTTTGcttttgcattaattaattttgacaTGTTCTTGTTGCTGCTGCAGGAGCATTTCTATATTTTACGTTTATAGCAGCGTTGATGTTGTTTAGCACGTCTGTCTTGAATGGCTTGATTGTTATCTATGACCTAAAAAAGCCAGGAGAAAGAGCATTCTGAAACGTCGTTCGAAACCAATAATGGCGATTGAGGTCGTTTTTGCTTTTTTGTAGCTGGGGCAACCGTGTCGGCGTTCTATTCACTTCTTCGTATAACAACGACGTTCTCCAAGTTTCGTGTGTTCCAGCAACATCGAACGCTCGTTTCTACTCGTTTACTGGGCCTTCACAAGTTGTGGCAGTGAGTGGCTTTACCATGGCGATACTCATCATTAGATGCATGAAAACGGTAAAGACTGAACTAATATGCGTAAAATtcgtgtttgtgcgtgcgtgcgttcgtggatgtgtgtgtgtgtgtgtgtgtgtgtgtgtgtgtgtgtgtgtgtgtgagagagagagagagagtgagtgagtgagtgagtgagtgagtgagtcaCGAGGAGGCCAATCAGGAAAGAAAGATATCGAGAGAAGATTCAGATTATTCAAAGAAGAGAGATTCGGAGAGCTGTTTCAACTCACAAAGATtacaagacacaaacaaaatcaagGAATTTTGGATCAGGAGACAGCCCAGGATATGCCACTCAATCCTTGCCTTGTTCGTTCTGTTAGAAATAAGATCAAGTCGGGCGAAATCTCAAGAGCGGCAAGTCTATTAACAAGCTCCGGAGTTGCTGAGGACTCGGATGACACCCTAAGAAAGCTGGAAGCAAAACACCCAGAGCGTAGGTCCGTCTCAACTAACTTTCAGCCATACTTTCCACACAGTTTACAACCTTTACAGATACCAACTGAAACATTCATCAAGTCCTTACGAGATTGCCCCAATGGGTCCAGCTGTGGGAATGATGGGTGGAGGTTTGAGCACTTGAAAGTGTTACTGGAGTCAGATCTAACCTGGACTTCTCTCTACAATATTTGCAACATCATCCTTGGCGGTCATGTACCTGATCCGATAATGAAGGCATTAGCAGGAGCTAAATTGATTGCTCTCAAGAAAAACGAAGTAGACGTACGTCCTATTGCAATTGGCAACTGTATTCGACGACTGGTGGCCAGAGCAGTGTGCTCTCATTTGAAGAAGGAGATGGCAGACTACCTTGCACCTCATCAATATGGAGTGTCAACACCTGGAGGAGCTGAGGTTATGTCTCACCTGATTCAATTGTGCTCACAACAAGATGAAAACTCTGTCATTTTGAAAGTTGATGCAAAGAATGCTTTCAACACCATTAGTCGTGACATCATTCTGGAAGAGGTGGCAGTCCATTTTCCACAAATCTATCCATTTGTGGCAAAATGCTATGTCAACTCCACCCCACTGGTAGTGTCACTAAACGGCCAAGATACTACTATTCAATCGGTGGAGGGTGTGCAGCAGGGTGACCCCCTTGGACCATTTCTCTTCAGTCTTGCTCTGCACTCTGTCATCTCGAAACTCTGCGTCAGGCACCCAACGGTTTTAATTCCTTGTTACCTTGATGATGCCACAATCATTGGGCCCAAGCAAGATGTCATCTCTGCCTACCTTGAGATGAAAGACCGACTAGTCAACATCGGATTAGATTTGAGAGAAGATAAATGTGAGGCTTACAGTCCTTCAGGAATAGCTGATTGGGTTTTGTCCATACCCATAAGAGACGAAGGATTGGAAATACTGGGCACTCCAATAGGATCGGATTCCTTTGTTAGGGAAAAGTGCATAGAGACAGTAAAGTGTGAAAGAGACTTTCTAGCAAAGTTGCCTCTCTTGGATGACATGCAGTCTGGATTACTACTTTTACGGTATTGTGCAGTTCCCAAGATTACTCATCTTCTTCGAACTGTTCCACATTCGTTGATAGCTGAAGCTGCAGAACTGCATGATACCATGATAGTCAAGGCTTTCGAGAACATCATAGGATGTGGTGCTCTCAATGCTCTGGAATGCTCACAACTTCGACTTGACATTCAACAAGGAGGTTTTGGTCTTCGGTCTGCAAAGCATTCTGCGTTTGAGGCTTTTCTTGGAGGTTGGTCCAACACTCTAGGTCATCTCCCTCATCGTGATGGTCGTCTGAGTAGTTTGTGTGATGGCCTCCTAAGAGATCACGACAAAGATCAGCCTCTAGTTCTCAGTGAATTGACAAGTGCCCTGGCAAATCTTCACCAGCAGTTCGACGATACTCGAAAAGTGTTATCATGTATATCAAAACTTCCAGATGCTCCAAAGAAACTTCAAGGAAAACTTCACCAAGCCAAGAAAGCTGTTGAGTTCACCCAGGTTTTACAACAATGCACCAATAGTTGTGAGCAAGCCCGAATACAAGGTTGTGGTGGTCCAAATTCTGGGGCTTGGCTGGATGCGATTCCGAGTACGCATCATTTTATTCTCGGCAATGACAACTTTGTCAACGCTGTTTGTCTGCGACTCGGTAAAGCCATCCCGTGCTTGCATTCTTTGGACCAGTGTGTTGCTCAGTGTGGTCAGCCCATAGACATTGAAGGATACCATGCCATGACCTGTAAGTGGGGTGGAGGCCCAATCAAACGACATGACAGTGTACTCGACTGCTTTTACGACATGTCCAAATCTCTTGGATTCCATTGTCGCAAAGAGTTGACAGCGCAATTCGAGAATAAGCAACGTCCTGACATCGCCATATACAATTATAAAGATGGAAAAAAGCTTCTCTTAGATGTAACCATCACCCATCCCTTGGCGAAGCGGTCAATCAGTGCCAGTTGTAGCAAACCTGGTTTTGCAGCAGCCGAgaaggagagagagaaagataGCAAGTACCTTGTCAAGTCAACAAATCTTGGGTATTTGTTTCGTCCCATTGCCCTAGAGGTATACGGCCGTTGGGGAAACACAGCGGAGACGACACTAGAAGAACTATCAAAGAAGTCCCCTCAATCTACAGGCTTAAATCCCAGCGAATTCAAGCTACATTGGAGAAGGAGAATAGCGATCAATCTTCAAAGGGCCAACTCATCAATCATCCAAAACAAGGTGTCTGCCATCGTTGGAAAGTGTATCGGAAATCCTGATGCTGCTTTTACGATGTCAGCAAGATACTTTGGTGGTGACTTTACGTAGTTAGCTGTGagtttgtgtaggtgtgttgtagtgtttagtttgtattagtgatagtgatgttcaagttatttgtctatttagttAGATATACAAGTTTTcttgtgagtgagtgagtgagtttgtgtaggtgtgttgtagtgtttagtttgtatTAGTGATAGTGATGTACAAGTT
The sequence above is drawn from the Corticium candelabrum chromosome 8, ooCorCand1.1, whole genome shotgun sequence genome and encodes:
- the LOC134183763 gene encoding uncharacterized protein LOC134183763, translated to MPLNPCLVRSVRNKIKSGEISRAASLLTSSGVAEDSDDTLRKLEAKHPERRSVSTNFQPYFPHSLQPLQIPTETFIKSLRDCPNGSSCGNDGWRFEHLKVLLESDLTWTSLYNICNIILGGHVPDPIMKALAGAKLIALKKNEVDVRPIAIGNCIRRLVARAVCSHLKKEMADYLAPHQYGVSTPGGAEVMSHLIQLCSQQDENSVILKVDAKNAFNTISRDIILEEVAVHFPQIYPFVAKCYVNSTPLVVSLNGQDTTIQSVEGVQQGDPLGPFLFSLALHSVISKLCVRHPTVLIPCYLDDATIIGPKQDVISAYLEMKDRLVNIGLDLREDKCEAYSPSGIADWVLSIPIRDEGLEILGTPIGSDSFVREKCIETVKCERDFLAKLPLLDDMQSGLLLLRYCAVPKITHLLRTVPHSLIAEAAELHDTMIVKAFENIIGCGALNALECSQLRLDIQQGGFGLRSAKHSAFEAFLGGWSNTLGHLPHRDGRLSSLCDGLLRDHDKDQPLVLSELTSALANLHQQFDDTRKVLSCISKLPDAPKKLQGKLHQAKKAVEFTQVLQQCTNSCEQARIQGCGGPNSGAWLDAIPSTHHFILGNDNFVNAVCLRLGKAIPCLHSLDQCVAQCGQPIDIEGYHAMTCKWGGGPIKRHDSVLDCFYDMSKSLGFHCRKELTAQFENKQRPDIAIYNYKDGKKLLLDVTITHPLAKRSISASCSKPGFAAAEKEREKDSKYLVKSTNLGYLFRPIALEVYGRWGNTAETTLEELSKKSPQSTGLNPSEFKLHWRRRIAINLQRANSSIIQNKVSAIVGKCIGNPDAAFTMSARYFGGDFT